One genomic window of Coffea eugenioides isolate CCC68of chromosome 1, Ceug_1.0, whole genome shotgun sequence includes the following:
- the LOC113782364 gene encoding octanoyltransferase LIP2, mitochondrial yields the protein MRVLTRSLEVWRLGVLNYLEALKLQEKLVSDRKGGKITDTLLSLQHPPTYTLGKRQTVHNLLVSESQLKSMGAELHYTQRGGDITYHGPHQAILYPIISLRDIGFGARKYVETLELTMIELASLHGVKARAGESGETGVWVGERKIGAIGVRISSGITSHGLAFNIDPDLSYFEHIVPCGITDKEVTSLKREVDSELPAEELIHEQLISCFVRLFGYNNVIWKDNPSLCDQQS from the coding sequence atgagggTTTTGACGAGAAGTCTAGAGGTTTGGAGATTGGGAGTTCTCAATTACTTGGAGGCACTCAAGTTGCAGGAGAAGCTAGTCTCAGATAGAAAGGGTGGAAAAATTACTGATACTCTGTTGTCATTGCAGCATCCACCTACATATACTCTTGGAAAAAGGCAAACAGTTCACAATCTATTAGTTTCTGAGTCACAGCTCAAATCCATGGGGGCTGAACTGCATTATACGCAAAGAGGTGGTGATATTACGTACCATGGTCCGCATCAAGCTATCTTGTACCCAATCATTTCACTCAGGGATATTGGATTTGGGGCTCGAAAATATGTGGAGACACTTGAGTTGACAATGATTGAATTAGCCTCTTTGCATGGTGTGAAAGCTCGTGCGGGGGAATCAGGGGAAACTGGGGTTTGGGTTGGGGAAAGAAAGATTGGTGCTATTGGCGTTCGTATTTCATCTGGGATTACCTCACATGGTTTAGCGTTTAATATTGATCCTGATTTAAGTTACTTTGAGCATATTGTGCCCTGTGGAATCACAGATAAAGAAGTTACATCTTTGAAAAGAGAGGTTGATTCTGAGCTTCCTGCTGAAGAGTTGATTCATGAGCAACTAATTTCTTGTTTTGTAAGATTATTTGGCTATAACAATGTTATTTGGAAAGATAATCCCTCATTGTGCGACCAACAAAGCTGA